The following proteins are co-located in the Bacteroidales bacterium genome:
- a CDS encoding tetratricopeptide repeat protein, which yields MEDDKYGFSYEDEVKHAVQKFERMKKNNESYFFDVIEFETIIDYYIESNNALKAFEAATLASEQHPNSVSLQLRKARVLLDKGRAVEALRLLKRLENIEPGNHEIYIAKGTAFGMLGDINGAKKMFDFSLTLDTDDVENILFAITSVLQNLNYYEHLIPYMLRLVEMEPEFKAHLYDLAYAYEKIEDFENSIIYYLKYLEEEPFSDSAWYNLGIIYNKMEMFEKAMEAYDYALAINSQNTFALFNKGNILSNTDRFAEAIPVYHEYLENEPESFEAMTYLAECYEKTGEVTMARKYYQEAIELAPEFADPWFGLGIVALNTGNTDDSLIFFRKAVRLDDENPEIWYLLGKAHYAKGEKKAALRCFREALKLDAYYDEVWADLGKIILKDGLGEKALPYLEHAYKVTGDLPGINYLLAAFYLNTGNGEKAYKHLSIAIDLDKDLFSDFEEIFPSELYTKKIKKLLEGLSILP from the coding sequence ATGGAAGATGATAAGTATGGGTTTTCCTACGAGGATGAGGTAAAGCATGCCGTGCAGAAATTTGAGAGAATGAAGAAAAATAATGAAAGTTATTTTTTTGATGTTATTGAATTTGAGACTATTATTGATTATTATATTGAAAGCAATAATGCTTTGAAAGCATTTGAAGCCGCTACTCTGGCTTCCGAACAGCATCCCAACTCCGTATCATTACAATTAAGAAAGGCGCGTGTTTTACTTGATAAAGGCAGGGCTGTTGAAGCTCTAAGATTGTTGAAAAGACTTGAGAACATTGAACCTGGCAATCACGAGATTTATATTGCAAAGGGAACAGCTTTTGGCATGCTTGGCGACATAAATGGTGCCAAGAAAATGTTCGATTTCTCACTTACTCTTGACACAGATGACGTAGAGAACATACTTTTTGCCATCACCTCTGTGCTTCAGAATCTGAATTATTACGAACATCTTATACCATACATGCTTCGGCTGGTTGAGATGGAACCGGAATTCAAAGCTCATCTCTACGATCTTGCTTACGCATACGAGAAGATCGAGGATTTCGAGAACAGTATCATCTACTATCTCAAATATCTTGAAGAGGAACCATTTTCAGATAGTGCCTGGTATAATCTTGGCATAATTTATAACAAGATGGAGATGTTCGAGAAAGCCATGGAGGCTTATGATTATGCTCTTGCCATTAATTCGCAGAATACTTTTGCCCTTTTCAATAAAGGAAACATTCTCAGTAATACCGACAGATTTGCCGAGGCAATACCTGTGTACCACGAATACCTTGAAAACGAACCTGAAAGTTTCGAGGCAATGACTTATCTGGCAGAGTGTTATGAAAAGACTGGTGAGGTTACAATGGCCAGAAAATATTATCAGGAAGCGATAGAACTTGCTCCTGAATTTGCTGATCCATGGTTTGGACTCGGAATAGTAGCTCTCAACACGGGAAACACTGATGACAGCCTTATATTTTTCAGAAAAGCAGTACGTCTTGATGATGAAAATCCTGAGATCTGGTACCTGCTTGGAAAAGCTCATTATGCAAAAGGAGAAAAGAAGGCAGCCCTCAGATGTTTCAGAGAGGCTTTAAAGCTGGATGCCTATTACGATGAGGTCTGGGCCGATCTTGGAAAAATAATTCTGAAGGATGGTCTTGGTGAAAAAGCGTTGCCATATCTTGAACATGCATATAAGGTTACAGGCGATTTGCCAGGTATTAATTATCTGCTTGCTGCATTTTACCTTAATACCGGCAATGGCGAAAAAGCATATAAACACCTTTCAATAGCTATTGATCTTGATAAGGATTTATTCTCAGATTTTGAAGAAATTTTTCCGTCAGAACTTTATACAAAAAAAATTAAAAAGCTCCTGGAGGGCCTTTCAATTCTTCCTTAG
- a CDS encoding phosphosulfolactate synthase, with translation MKIILPFIPERPSKPRNSGITMVMDKGLSVREAEDFMYVGSEYTDMVKLGFGTSLVTPGFEKKIQIYKKAGAVPYFGGTLFEAFIVRNMFKEFVDFIDKNEIDLVEVSDGSYDIDHNQKLEYISKLAKRGTVISEVGSKKKDVIYSPEQWVAMMKSELNAGSVKVIAEARESGTTGIYNEDGSINNEIISGISEHVKLENVIWEAPLKSQQAWFIKHFGANVNLGNIAPNEIIPLETLRLGLRGDTFFQFLPEKLKQ, from the coding sequence ATGAAAATTATTCTTCCTTTTATACCTGAAAGACCCTCGAAGCCAAGAAATTCAGGTATCACGATGGTAATGGACAAAGGCCTCAGTGTCAGGGAAGCAGAAGACTTTATGTATGTGGGAAGCGAATATACCGATATGGTCAAACTTGGTTTTGGTACATCCCTGGTTACACCTGGTTTTGAGAAGAAAATTCAGATTTATAAGAAGGCCGGAGCTGTTCCTTACTTCGGAGGCACTCTCTTTGAAGCTTTTATTGTCAGGAACATGTTCAAAGAGTTCGTTGATTTTATCGATAAGAATGAAATAGACCTGGTTGAAGTCTCTGACGGATCTTACGACATAGATCATAATCAGAAACTTGAGTATATAAGTAAACTGGCTAAGAGAGGTACTGTGATCTCTGAAGTAGGTTCAAAAAAGAAAGATGTAATATATTCACCTGAGCAGTGGGTGGCAATGATGAAATCTGAACTTAATGCAGGGTCAGTTAAAGTGATTGCTGAAGCGAGGGAATCAGGAACAACAGGAATCTATAATGAAGACGGCTCAATTAACAATGAGATAATCAGTGGCATATCAGAACATGTAAAACTTGAAAATGTTATCTGGGAGGCTCCTCTGAAATCGCAACAGGCATGGTTCATTAAACATTTTGGGGCAAACGTTAATCTGGGCAATATTGCACCAAACGAAATCATCCCTCTTGAGACCCTTCGTCTTGGTCTGCGCGGTGATACTTTCTTTCAGTTCCTTCCGGAAAAACTAAAGCAATAA
- a CDS encoding bifunctional 5,10-methylene-tetrahydrofolate dehydrogenase/5,10-methylene-tetrahydrofolate cyclohydrolase (catalyzes the formation of 5,10-methenyltetrahydrofolate from 5,10-methylenetetrahydrofolate and subsequent formation of 10-formyltetrahydrofolate from 5,10-methenyltetrahydrofolate) gives MYITIDGKKVAADIKLEIAEEVRKIKASGNKVPHLAAILVGNNGSSESYVAHKVKDCAEVGFMSTLIRFGNEVSEDTLLAKISELNNDSEVDGFIVQLPLPSHISENKVIEAIDPQKDADGFHPVNLGKMVIGLPCFLPATPFGIIELIKRYKIETSGKYCVVIGRSNIVGRPVSILLSQKGIDSTVTVVHSRTKNIAGIVRQADIIIAAIGSPGFVTADMVKDGAVVIDVGTTRIPNSETKSGFKLVGDVDFENVAGKCSFITPVPGGVGPMTRVSLLRNTLIAASKKHQ, from the coding sequence ATGTATATTACAATTGATGGTAAAAAAGTTGCAGCTGACATCAAGCTTGAAATTGCTGAAGAAGTCAGAAAAATTAAAGCTTCAGGTAACAAAGTTCCTCACCTGGCTGCTATTCTCGTTGGCAACAATGGCTCGAGTGAATCTTATGTTGCTCATAAAGTAAAGGATTGCGCAGAAGTTGGTTTCATGTCAACACTTATCCGTTTCGGGAATGAAGTCAGCGAGGATACCCTTCTTGCTAAGATCTCCGAACTTAATAATGATTCAGAAGTAGATGGTTTTATTGTTCAACTGCCTTTGCCCTCGCATATATCTGAAAATAAGGTAATTGAAGCAATTGATCCTCAGAAGGATGCAGATGGCTTTCATCCTGTTAATCTTGGAAAAATGGTAATCGGTCTGCCTTGTTTCTTACCGGCTACACCATTTGGCATTATTGAACTCATTAAGCGATATAAGATTGAAACATCAGGGAAATATTGTGTAGTAATCGGCAGAAGTAACATTGTGGGAAGGCCTGTAAGTATCCTGCTTTCCCAAAAAGGAATTGATTCAACCGTTACAGTTGTTCACAGCCGGACAAAAAATATTGCTGGTATTGTACGCCAGGCTGACATCATAATTGCTGCTATTGGATCTCCCGGGTTTGTTACCGCTGACATGGTAAAAGATGGTGCAGTAGTGATAGATGTTGGGACAACCAGAATTCCAAATTCTGAAACAAAATCAGGCTTTAAACTTGTGGGAGATGTTGATTTTGAGAATGTTGCAGGTAAATGTTCTTTTATTACACCTGTTCCCGGAGGAGTTGGTCCAATGACGAGAGTATCACTGCTACGGAATACCCTTATAGCAGCATCTAAGAAGCATCAATAA
- the ffh gene encoding signal recognition particle protein yields the protein MFENLSERLEKSFKLLKGQGRISEINIAETLKEVRRALLDADVNFKIAKQFTDTVKQKALGQEVLKSVNPSQMMVKIVHDELVDLMGGDKTDINIKINPSVILIAGLQGSGKTTFSGKLAKWVKSKRSKNPLLVACDVYRPAAIEQLKIIGAQIEVPVYTEDGNLNPVTIAKNAIREAKLKGHDLVIIDTAGRLAIDEQMMNEIAAVKAAVSPHEILFVVDSMTGQDAVNTAKEFNDRLDFDGVVLTKLDGDTRGGAALSIKSVVNKPIKFVSSGEKMDAIDIFYPERMADRILGMGDIVSLVEKAQEQFDSEEARKLQKKIAKDQFDFNDFIAQIQQIKKMGNVKDLMAMIPGVGKAVKDLDIDDNAFKGIEAIIRSMTPEERINPVVLNGSRRKRIALGSGTSVQEVNKLLKQFDETRRMMKMMTKPGNAARLMGKK from the coding sequence ATGTTTGAAAATCTAAGTGAACGGCTGGAGAAATCCTTTAAACTATTAAAGGGACAGGGCAGGATATCTGAAATAAATATCGCTGAGACACTTAAGGAAGTACGTCGTGCACTTCTCGACGCTGATGTTAACTTCAAAATTGCAAAACAATTCACTGATACGGTTAAACAGAAGGCTCTGGGGCAGGAGGTACTGAAGTCGGTTAATCCATCTCAGATGATGGTAAAAATAGTCCACGATGAGCTTGTTGATCTCATGGGTGGAGATAAGACTGACATCAATATTAAGATCAATCCATCGGTGATTCTTATTGCCGGACTTCAGGGGTCAGGAAAAACAACCTTCAGCGGAAAACTTGCTAAATGGGTTAAAAGCAAAAGAAGTAAGAATCCGCTGCTTGTTGCCTGTGATGTTTACAGACCTGCTGCTATTGAGCAGTTGAAGATAATTGGTGCCCAGATAGAAGTTCCGGTATACACTGAAGATGGGAACCTCAATCCTGTTACTATTGCAAAAAATGCAATCAGGGAAGCTAAGCTGAAGGGACATGATCTGGTAATTATAGATACGGCAGGACGTCTGGCTATTGATGAGCAGATGATGAATGAGATTGCAGCAGTCAAAGCCGCTGTTTCACCTCATGAAATACTCTTTGTGGTAGATTCAATGACTGGTCAGGATGCTGTCAATACAGCAAAGGAATTCAACGACAGACTTGATTTTGATGGAGTTGTTTTGACAAAACTTGACGGTGATACAAGGGGAGGAGCTGCCTTATCAATAAAGTCGGTAGTTAATAAACCGATAAAATTTGTCAGCTCAGGAGAAAAAATGGATGCAATTGACATCTTTTATCCTGAAAGGATGGCTGACAGGATCCTTGGAATGGGTGATATAGTTTCTCTTGTTGAAAAAGCTCAGGAGCAATTTGACTCCGAGGAAGCTAGAAAACTCCAGAAAAAAATTGCTAAGGACCAGTTCGATTTTAACGATTTTATCGCGCAGATTCAGCAGATTAAGAAAATGGGTAATGTCAAGGACCTTATGGCTATGATTCCTGGTGTCGGCAAAGCTGTGAAAGATCTTGATATCGATGATAATGCGTTTAAGGGAATTGAAGCTATAATAAGAAGCATGACTCCTGAGGAAAGAATTAATCCTGTTGTACTTAATGGAAGCAGGCGCAAAAGAATTGCTCTGGGAAGCGGAACAAGCGTTCAGGAAGTTAATAAACTGCTGAAACAATTTGACGAGACAAGAAGGATGATGAAAATGATGACTAAACCTGGCAATGCAGCCAGACTTATGGGTAAAAAATAA
- a CDS encoding PD40 domain-containing protein — protein sequence MNFNLHIALVISILIFLGISSGCKKAEDPVKFPTGTFPDTVMNLKELNTAYDDYNVGLYQLSGSSPIIFSSNRRSSGGQFDLEQGGLAFTFDQTNGTFEMEASMLNNSFLDRLINKAQTAGNDFGPFRFFSSIDGFEYMVLSSVNTQGNLDLYYVRNRPLYGTILPDVEGPTPVKIFNTASDDAYFSLDSNQDSAYFTSDRNGNFDIFLHSRPAEMEISTWFNKEFASSTVVDSVSSTGNDKCPMIFRKVMVFASDKPGGLGGYDLYYSLFKKGKWGAPINLGPGINTSSDEYRPVIGYHPDFSNYFLMFSSSRPGGKGGFDLYFTGIEFPGE from the coding sequence ATGAATTTCAATTTACATATAGCTCTTGTAATCAGCATATTAATATTTCTAGGCATTTCGAGCGGTTGCAAGAAAGCCGAGGATCCTGTAAAATTTCCTACAGGCACATTTCCTGATACAGTAATGAATCTGAAGGAATTAAATACAGCCTACGATGATTATAATGTTGGCTTGTATCAACTCTCAGGCAGTTCACCAATAATATTCTCAAGCAACAGGAGGAGCTCAGGCGGGCAGTTTGACCTTGAACAGGGAGGACTGGCATTTACTTTTGATCAGACCAACGGTACATTTGAAATGGAAGCCAGTATGCTTAACAATTCGTTCCTCGACAGGCTCATTAACAAAGCCCAGACAGCGGGTAACGATTTCGGACCTTTCAGATTCTTCAGTTCAATTGACGGATTTGAATACATGGTCCTTTCTTCAGTTAATACACAGGGCAATCTTGACTTGTATTATGTGAGGAACCGCCCCTTATACGGAACAATACTTCCTGATGTGGAAGGCCCCACTCCTGTAAAAATCTTTAATACTGCTTCCGATGATGCATATTTTAGTCTCGACAGTAATCAGGATTCTGCATACTTTACTTCAGACAGAAACGGTAACTTCGATATATTTCTCCACAGCAGGCCTGCAGAGATGGAAATATCAACATGGTTTAACAAAGAGTTTGCCAGTTCAACAGTAGTAGACAGTGTCAGCAGCACAGGCAACGATAAGTGTCCGATGATTTTCAGAAAAGTAATGGTTTTTGCATCAGACAAACCAGGCGGACTTGGCGGATATGATTTGTACTACTCTCTTTTCAAAAAGGGAAAATGGGGAGCTCCGATTAATCTTGGTCCGGGCATAAATACTTCATCAGACGAATACAGGCCGGTAATCGGTTATCATCCAGATTTTTCGAATTATTTTTTGATGTTCTCATCGTCCAGACCAGGTGGAAAAGGCGGATTTGACCTGTATTTCACCGGAATAGAATTTCCGGGAGAATAA